One window of Luteolibacter sp. Y139 genomic DNA carries:
- a CDS encoding CPBP family intramembrane glutamic endopeptidase, translating to MRHGQQSDVLKIFAYVAGTLILAAVISPWLYQLGKGLAEVTAEKQTNGMIRYVAEAAGRADFPKFFDRALMLSALVLLFPLTAWLRLGRAPGSYRDTPWSLRLPDNVVVADRGQPLRRNPYGWLQLATGLILAGGLLLLSGWLMLQAGCFVWKDATESTRGVVNKVPQAIDWAKSLKKVIPGAVVVALVEELLFRGVLLGIFLRAMRVTPAVFSLSFLFAFVHFLQPPVQVKIPDPEASSAGFFLLSQIFARFGSPMELASSFTVLMAVGLVLAYARVRTASLWLPIGLHLGWVVGVGIFKATTWPVGGLPEATRIFVGPTLREGLLPLSVVMVTGVLVHLMTRVPEPTASYRS from the coding sequence GTGCGACACGGCCAGCAGAGTGATGTCTTGAAGATCTTCGCCTATGTGGCCGGCACGCTGATTCTGGCGGCGGTGATTTCGCCGTGGCTCTATCAGCTGGGGAAGGGGCTGGCGGAGGTGACGGCGGAGAAGCAGACGAATGGGATGATCCGCTATGTGGCGGAGGCGGCGGGGCGGGCGGACTTTCCGAAGTTCTTCGATCGCGCGCTGATGTTGTCGGCGCTGGTGCTGTTGTTTCCGCTGACGGCTTGGCTGCGGTTGGGACGGGCGCCGGGGAGTTATCGTGACACACCGTGGTCGCTGCGGCTGCCGGACAATGTGGTGGTGGCGGATCGGGGGCAGCCGCTGCGGCGGAATCCGTATGGGTGGCTGCAACTGGCGACCGGCCTGATCCTGGCGGGTGGGCTGTTGCTGCTGTCGGGCTGGCTGATGCTGCAGGCGGGGTGCTTCGTGTGGAAGGATGCGACGGAATCGACGCGAGGGGTGGTGAACAAGGTGCCGCAGGCGATCGATTGGGCGAAGTCGCTGAAGAAGGTGATCCCCGGTGCGGTGGTGGTGGCGCTGGTGGAGGAGTTGCTTTTCCGCGGGGTGCTGCTGGGGATTTTCCTGCGGGCGATGCGGGTGACGCCAGCGGTGTTCTCGCTGTCGTTCCTGTTTGCGTTCGTGCACTTCCTGCAGCCGCCGGTGCAGGTGAAGATCCCGGATCCGGAGGCATCGTCGGCGGGGTTTTTCCTGCTGAGCCAGATCTTCGCGCGCTTCGGCAGTCCGATGGAGCTGGCATCAAGCTTCACGGTGTTGATGGCGGTGGGGCTGGTGTTGGCATATGCGCGGGTGAGGACGGCGTCGCTGTGGTTGCCGATCGGGCTGCACCTGGGCTGGGTGGTGGGAGTGGGGATTTTCAAGGCGACGACGTGGCCGGTGGGTGGACTGCCGGAGGCGACGCGGATTTTTGTGGGGCCAACGCTGCGGGAAGGTCTGCTGCCGTTGTCGGTGGTGATGGTGACCGGGGTGCTGGTCCACCTGATGACGCGGGTGCCGGAGCCGACGGCGAGCTATCGCAGTTAG
- a CDS encoding glycoside hydrolase family 16 protein: MKSIFCLLGLALSTHAADWRLIWSDEFDHAGAPDAKKWTYEKGFVRNEELQYYTADRRENARVENGSLIIEARHETFANAFFKEGSDNWITKRKEAEYTSAALITKKLKAFHYGKVEVRAKLPAGKGVWPAIWMLGDNNGGHWPVCGEIDIMEFVSHEPGVVHATIHFAKPGTGEHGQVGGDTRSETLHSEFHVYGLEWDEKSFSFLFDGKPYKTIELDVAGKGAENPFRKADAFYLMLNLAIGGAWGGEADPKVYPQKFEIDWVKAWEKK, translated from the coding sequence ATGAAATCCATCTTCTGCCTTCTCGGTCTGGCTCTTTCCACTCATGCCGCCGACTGGCGCCTCATTTGGTCGGATGAGTTCGATCATGCGGGGGCGCCGGATGCCAAGAAGTGGACGTATGAGAAGGGCTTCGTGCGGAATGAGGAGCTGCAGTATTACACGGCGGATCGTCGGGAGAATGCGCGGGTGGAGAATGGGAGCCTGATCATCGAGGCGCGGCATGAGACGTTTGCGAATGCCTTTTTCAAGGAGGGGTCCGACAACTGGATCACGAAGCGGAAGGAGGCGGAGTATACCTCGGCGGCGCTGATCACGAAGAAGCTGAAGGCCTTTCACTATGGGAAGGTGGAGGTGCGGGCGAAGTTGCCGGCGGGCAAGGGCGTGTGGCCGGCGATTTGGATGCTGGGTGACAACAACGGCGGGCATTGGCCGGTGTGCGGCGAGATCGACATCATGGAATTCGTGAGCCATGAGCCGGGGGTGGTTCATGCGACGATCCACTTTGCAAAGCCGGGGACCGGCGAACACGGGCAGGTCGGCGGGGACACTCGCTCGGAGACCTTGCACAGCGAGTTCCATGTTTATGGGCTCGAGTGGGATGAGAAGAGCTTCAGTTTTCTCTTCGATGGGAAGCCTTACAAGACCATCGAGCTGGATGTGGCTGGCAAGGGGGCGGAGAATCCGTTTCGCAAGGCGGATGCGTTTTACCTGATGCTCAATCTTGCGATCGGAGGGGCGTGGGGAGGCGAGGCGGATCCGAAGGTGTATCCGCAGAAGTTCGAGATCGATTGGGTGAAGGCGTGGGAGAAGAAGTGA
- a CDS encoding NADPH-dependent FMN reductase, protein MTKLLILPGSARRDSVNRKLAGLAAQLAAEAGAEVDLIDPADYELPIFNGDLEDAEGLPDAAKRLKAKFLAANAVVFVSPEYNSSVTPLMKNFIDWVSRQETDDEPSLAAYRGKVAGLLSASPGALGGLRGLVHLRSILGNIGVLVVPKQFALSGAYGKFDEGGKLTDESAVKSVKGVVEEVISVAGKLG, encoded by the coding sequence ATGACCAAGCTCCTGATTCTGCCGGGCAGTGCCCGCCGTGATTCCGTGAACCGCAAGCTGGCTGGACTGGCTGCGCAGCTCGCTGCTGAGGCGGGTGCGGAGGTGGATTTGATCGATCCGGCGGACTATGAGCTGCCGATTTTCAATGGGGATCTGGAAGACGCGGAGGGATTGCCGGATGCGGCGAAGCGGCTGAAGGCGAAGTTTCTGGCGGCGAATGCGGTGGTGTTTGTTTCGCCGGAATACAATTCGTCGGTGACGCCGCTGATGAAGAATTTCATCGATTGGGTGAGTCGTCAGGAGACGGATGATGAGCCGTCGCTGGCGGCGTATCGGGGGAAGGTGGCGGGTTTGCTATCGGCTTCGCCGGGGGCGCTGGGGGGATTGCGGGGGCTTGTGCACTTGCGGTCGATCCTGGGGAACATCGGGGTGCTGGTGGTGCCGAAGCAGTTCGCGCTGAGCGGGGCTTATGGGAAATTTGATGAGGGAGGGAAGCTGACGGATGAGTCGGCGGTGAAGTCGGTGAAGGGAGTGGTGGAGGAGGTGATTTCGGTGGCGGGGAAGTTGGGGTGA
- a CDS encoding ABC-F family ATP-binding cassette domain-containing protein: protein MSALLSANELRLSYGYQTLLDGVTLAVSAGEKVGLVGRNGCGKTSLLKILTRSQQADSGEISLRRALRIGYLPQEFELQPELSVHENISAGAADVVEAIRRYEDGDGSEAELSDLLHLIDHADGWNLDARIKATATALGTPPLEATVGPLSGGEKRRVALCRALASQPDLLLLDEPTNHLDADSIRWLEDFLKTYAGAVIFVTHDRYFLDVIATRIIEIDNGKAYSHPGNYTAYLESKAVRQQIAEQTERRRQRFLREELDWVRSGVKARGTKSRHRLDQFYEIEGMEAPPEEREMDLLIPPPPELGNTVVELESAGVNVGTASSPRWLFRHLNLKLEAGQCTGIVGRNGVGKTTLLKVCLGQMDPSEGTATVGKKVRINYIDQTRMALDAKGSLLDEISDGNEKLQFGDQTLGARAYLRRFLFDDRRINERVDLLSGGERARLMLAKVLKTGGNLLVLDEPTNDLDLPSLRMLEEALADFDGSVLVVSHDRYFLDRICDQIIAFEDGGVKVQPGNYSYYLEKRQAREQVERLHAQAAARDAAARQKAAAPASNKPRKLTLSERKELEGMEETILHAEEAVAALEAKLADPEFQKNYAEIPATAAKLDEAKAKVAKLYARWEELEALSAAS, encoded by the coding sequence ATGTCCGCCCTGCTTTCCGCCAATGAACTCCGCCTCTCCTACGGCTACCAAACGCTGCTGGATGGCGTCACCCTCGCCGTCTCCGCCGGCGAAAAGGTCGGCCTCGTCGGCCGCAATGGCTGCGGCAAGACCTCGCTCCTGAAAATCCTCACCCGCTCCCAGCAGGCCGACTCCGGAGAAATCTCCCTCCGCCGCGCCCTCCGCATCGGCTACCTCCCCCAGGAGTTCGAGCTCCAGCCCGAGCTCAGCGTCCACGAAAACATCTCCGCCGGTGCCGCCGATGTCGTCGAGGCCATCCGCCGCTATGAAGACGGCGATGGCTCGGAAGCCGAGCTCTCCGACCTCCTCCACCTCATCGATCACGCCGACGGCTGGAACCTCGACGCCCGCATCAAGGCCACCGCCACCGCCCTCGGCACCCCGCCACTGGAGGCCACCGTCGGCCCACTCTCCGGCGGCGAAAAACGCCGCGTCGCCCTCTGCCGCGCCCTCGCCTCGCAGCCCGATCTCCTCCTGTTAGACGAGCCCACCAACCACCTCGACGCCGACTCCATCCGCTGGCTGGAAGACTTCCTCAAGACCTACGCCGGCGCCGTCATCTTCGTCACGCACGACCGCTACTTCCTCGACGTCATCGCCACCCGCATCATCGAGATCGACAACGGCAAGGCCTACTCCCACCCCGGCAACTACACCGCCTATCTCGAATCGAAAGCGGTCCGCCAACAGATCGCCGAGCAAACCGAACGTCGCCGCCAGCGCTTCCTTCGCGAGGAACTCGACTGGGTCCGCTCCGGCGTCAAAGCCCGCGGCACCAAGTCCCGCCACCGCCTCGACCAGTTCTACGAGATCGAGGGCATGGAAGCCCCGCCCGAGGAACGCGAGATGGACCTCCTCATCCCGCCCCCACCCGAGCTCGGCAATACGGTCGTCGAACTCGAAAGCGCCGGCGTCAATGTCGGCACAGCATCCTCACCCCGCTGGCTCTTCCGCCATCTCAATCTCAAGCTCGAAGCCGGCCAATGCACCGGCATCGTCGGCCGCAATGGCGTCGGCAAAACCACCCTCCTCAAGGTCTGCCTCGGCCAGATGGACCCCAGCGAAGGCACCGCCACCGTCGGCAAGAAGGTCCGCATCAACTACATCGACCAGACCCGCATGGCGCTCGATGCCAAGGGCTCCCTGTTAGACGAAATCTCCGACGGCAACGAGAAGCTCCAGTTCGGCGACCAGACCCTCGGCGCCCGCGCCTACCTCCGCCGCTTCCTCTTCGACGACCGCCGCATCAATGAACGCGTCGACCTCCTCTCCGGCGGCGAACGCGCCCGCCTCATGCTCGCCAAGGTCCTCAAGACCGGCGGCAATCTCCTCGTCCTCGACGAGCCCACCAACGACCTCGACCTCCCCTCGCTCCGCATGCTGGAGGAAGCCCTCGCCGACTTCGATGGCTCCGTCCTCGTCGTCTCCCACGACCGCTACTTCCTCGACCGCATCTGCGACCAGATCATCGCCTTCGAAGACGGCGGAGTGAAAGTCCAGCCCGGCAACTACTCCTACTACCTCGAGAAGCGCCAGGCCCGCGAACAAGTCGAACGCCTCCACGCCCAAGCCGCCGCCCGCGACGCCGCCGCCCGCCAAAAGGCCGCCGCCCCCGCTTCTAACAAGCCCCGCAAGCTCACCCTCTCCGAGCGCAAGGAACTCGAAGGCATGGAAGAAACCATCCTCCACGCCGAAGAAGCCGTCGCCGCCCTCGAAGCAAAACTCGCCGACCCCGAGTTCCAAAAGAACTACGCCGAAATCCCCGCCACCGCCGCCAAGCTCGACGAAGCAAAAGCCAAGGTCGCCAAACTCTACGCCCGCTGGGAAGAGCTCGAAGCCCTCAGCGCCGCAAGCTAA
- a CDS encoding PEP-CTERM sorting domain-containing protein encodes MKTPMVKSLLTLAAACAVGAATANAALVTYSKGDLLMGFQATSGTGSSTVYVVNLGAASNYRDDVNTGTVSIGDIGTDLAAIYGANWNTRNDLFWGIIGTSSNISSETVNGDIGRVLYVSQPQVTTGDAGVGPAGLNATQRGDVANKVVAMGGTFDNYQSTGNSSVAASEGSGDANSWNSYLAPGGVNSGGGVLDYGAFSQIEGTTSQTLSLFRVFSATSSSSFEGQFSLSSNGTLTFVPEPTSAALAGLGTVLLVFRRRRSA; translated from the coding sequence ATGAAAACTCCCATGGTCAAATCCCTCCTCACGCTCGCCGCGGCATGTGCCGTCGGTGCTGCCACGGCGAATGCCGCGCTCGTCACTTACTCCAAGGGCGATCTCCTGATGGGCTTCCAGGCCACCAGCGGAACCGGCTCCAGCACCGTCTACGTGGTGAACCTCGGCGCGGCTTCCAACTACCGCGACGACGTCAACACGGGCACGGTGAGCATCGGCGACATCGGCACCGATCTCGCGGCCATCTACGGCGCGAACTGGAACACGCGCAATGACCTCTTCTGGGGCATCATCGGTACCTCGAGCAACATCAGCAGCGAGACCGTCAATGGCGACATCGGCCGCGTGCTCTACGTGTCCCAGCCGCAGGTCACCACCGGTGACGCGGGCGTGGGTCCTGCCGGCCTCAATGCCACGCAGCGTGGTGATGTGGCCAACAAGGTGGTCGCGATGGGCGGCACCTTTGATAACTACCAGTCGACCGGGAACAGCTCCGTGGCTGCCTCGGAAGGCTCCGGCGATGCCAACAGCTGGAACAGCTACTTGGCACCCGGCGGTGTGAACAGCGGTGGTGGTGTTCTGGACTACGGTGCCTTCTCCCAGATCGAAGGCACCACGAGCCAGACGCTGAGCCTCTTCCGCGTGTTCTCGGCGACGTCGTCGAGCTCGTTCGAAGGCCAGTTCTCGCTGTCCTCCAACGGCACGCTGACCTTCGTCCCGGAACCCACGTCCGCCGCACTGGCTGGCCTGGGCACCGTCCTCCTCGTCTTCCGCCGCCGCCGCTCCGCTTGA
- a CDS encoding glycoside hydrolase family 5 protein codes for MDVSFVLPLMFSRLVLLLALVAPLGAEEFVPFQPSHARLFLRVPGEAAPLKEASVSIGECLPGNYEDTPEKRARLTDISFPITWWKWREVVVKFTPAHDGTMELDLNGPWGEARPGVLRQMEVLWDDLSAKGAVLANGSFEDEAEGKPVGWESPWRPYPAGDKWPLTGREAVEGKRVAASWHGRPLVGKLGVKAGVPVTLTLHARAATVPDFKEPKILSGDTPAHKAAAKLKRGVNFGNGWEAEPGTWGITYDVKDVDLVAEQGFDHIRVPVAWHFYLEDGKIKPEFLAVLEPVLKRAMERKLSVILNWHHYGALEKDPEGNRDAFAKGWKAIATHFKDYPAGLYLELLNEPNGALDYEALTKVHAQAIAAIRSVSPQRILVADPPQWASVPGLDRFFLPDGDDRIITSIHSYEPFQFTHQRAGWVGFQDLRGISYPGPPAVPVSVPDSLKGNAGLVAWLEAYNTRKGTDNPCTAATFELLLDDAAEWSKHFGRAIHVGEFGCYKEADAASRSRYVRDFRMAAEKRGMPWTMWDWKAGFGYWNAEQGKPMLREALFGR; via the coding sequence ATGGATGTTTCCTTCGTATTGCCGCTGATGTTCTCGCGCTTGGTTCTTTTGTTGGCTCTGGTCGCTCCGCTGGGGGCGGAGGAGTTTGTGCCTTTCCAGCCTTCGCATGCGCGGTTGTTTTTGCGGGTGCCGGGGGAGGCGGCGCCTTTGAAAGAGGCGAGTGTTTCGATCGGCGAGTGCTTGCCGGGGAACTATGAGGATACGCCGGAGAAGCGGGCGCGGCTGACGGATATTTCGTTTCCGATCACGTGGTGGAAGTGGCGGGAGGTGGTGGTGAAGTTCACGCCGGCGCACGATGGGACGATGGAGCTGGATCTGAATGGGCCGTGGGGTGAGGCGCGGCCGGGGGTGCTGCGGCAGATGGAGGTGCTGTGGGACGATCTTTCGGCGAAGGGGGCGGTGCTGGCGAATGGGAGTTTTGAAGATGAGGCGGAGGGGAAGCCGGTGGGGTGGGAGTCGCCGTGGCGGCCGTATCCTGCGGGGGACAAGTGGCCTCTAACAGGTCGTGAGGCGGTGGAGGGGAAGCGGGTGGCGGCTTCGTGGCATGGGCGGCCGCTGGTGGGGAAGCTGGGGGTGAAGGCGGGGGTGCCGGTGACTCTAACACTTCATGCGCGGGCGGCGACGGTGCCGGATTTCAAGGAGCCGAAGATCCTTTCCGGCGATACGCCGGCGCATAAGGCGGCGGCGAAGTTGAAGCGGGGGGTGAACTTTGGGAATGGGTGGGAGGCGGAGCCGGGGACGTGGGGGATCACGTATGATGTGAAGGATGTCGATCTGGTGGCGGAGCAGGGATTCGATCACATCCGGGTGCCGGTGGCGTGGCACTTCTATCTGGAGGATGGGAAGATCAAGCCGGAGTTCCTGGCGGTGCTGGAGCCGGTGCTGAAGCGGGCGATGGAGCGGAAGCTGAGCGTGATCCTGAACTGGCATCACTATGGGGCGCTGGAGAAGGATCCGGAGGGGAATCGGGATGCGTTTGCGAAGGGGTGGAAGGCGATCGCGACGCACTTCAAGGATTACCCGGCGGGGCTGTATCTGGAGCTGCTGAATGAGCCGAATGGGGCGCTGGATTATGAGGCGCTGACGAAGGTGCATGCGCAGGCGATTGCTGCGATACGTTCTGTTAGTCCGCAGCGGATCCTGGTGGCGGATCCTCCGCAGTGGGCATCGGTGCCGGGGTTGGACCGGTTTTTCCTGCCGGATGGGGATGATCGCATTATCACGAGCATCCATAGTTATGAGCCGTTCCAGTTTACCCACCAGCGGGCGGGGTGGGTGGGGTTTCAGGATCTACGAGGGATCTCGTACCCGGGGCCGCCGGCGGTGCCGGTGAGTGTGCCGGATTCGCTGAAGGGGAATGCGGGGCTGGTGGCTTGGCTGGAGGCGTACAATACGCGGAAGGGGACGGATAATCCTTGTACGGCGGCGACGTTCGAGCTTTTGTTAGATGATGCGGCGGAGTGGTCGAAGCACTTCGGGCGGGCGATCCATGTGGGGGAGTTCGGCTGCTACAAGGAGGCGGATGCGGCGAGCCGGAGCCGGTATGTGCGGGACTTCCGGATGGCGGCGGAGAAGCGGGGGATGCCGTGGACGATGTGGGACTGGAAGGCGGGGTTCGGGTATTGGAATGCGGAGCAGGGGAAGCCGATGTTGAGGGAGGCTTTGTTTGGGAGGTGA
- a CDS encoding S8 family serine peptidase, producing the protein MKLSPVTLLRLLLFVVLPLLGGTSWGSQFTWNSLVGSGGSGTAEVVAIRAPRQAGEAPPAFAAVNMKGAVDLAGLPLLDSLTAPTAAVLRYSDDASGKRTKLDWSATIRSTGGVRITGLATAGPSGEIFVCGVSEGPPVFGGLVLPIGPRDPRGFVARLDPAAGVWLGYFITEGILPTGVSFGANQVFVTGGGCLCAAYSAGGMPRWMASLPAGSMAASHIDLGPGGIQVLAKSAEGDGSLKVSRLSPLDGSTLQSFAVEGSAACKAAGLRVGSDGAVWVAANRAPGRNPVRGFLTRLRRDGTTEWKSDLGTPETIADMVVGSFDLDAEGNAWVGAKLNGRWAFPDLDAQDFVQDVALVAVDQAGKVFDFQRGTGEGKESATAVCAAVPGMAMLGGSCSGGLLSLGGLSPLTPGSGGSMFLSSVRKAAGLSHWVFRNDPASPHLLDLPVLRHLLRALGISPYVDVNNGLLGSAVTGYATKEQIALLRAIGGVVAEPEIEIEPKLADRGWALARMADASNKALPQDKVDYEPVASTKGVRLYLIDTAVKHVANWFAANDKLTNDGTVLIRGSGDPTVSSQFEHGTRMLSLIAGPETGAVTRTPVRMLNLDIYPKGNSTSGLLANAILEAVDHHEENEPSQPATICLASSSTASADSTIVRMALQKAVDAGIVVIVSAGNDGKSASTYLPARYGTMDGVICVGASGTANERATFSNYGPAVDVYAPGDSVRSLRYADPQKGTYDLINGTSASAAYASGAALLQLSLDPGLSPGAVEAALKSRAYKGPVTLLQLAKPVAAVSKEASMPEDYDGDGDGFVDLIERFHGSSVTDAASRPVPITLRPEGNSVAARFTIASDLFVSSNPYQLSDGTRWKVMVSEDLKTWRVAEGTLTTSAGSSGTMEVKFVFAKSGERGFVKIEVVPAEEV; encoded by the coding sequence TTGAAATTATCCCCCGTCACGCTTCTGCGATTGCTGCTGTTCGTCGTGCTCCCGCTGCTGGGAGGGACGAGCTGGGGCAGCCAATTCACGTGGAATTCGCTGGTGGGCTCGGGTGGGAGCGGGACGGCGGAGGTGGTGGCGATCCGGGCTCCGCGGCAGGCAGGGGAGGCTCCGCCGGCGTTTGCGGCGGTGAATATGAAGGGCGCGGTGGATCTGGCGGGGCTACCTTTGCTGGATAGCCTGACGGCACCGACGGCGGCGGTGCTGCGCTACTCGGATGATGCGAGTGGGAAGCGGACGAAGTTGGATTGGTCGGCGACGATCCGTTCGACGGGCGGGGTGAGGATCACGGGGCTGGCGACGGCGGGGCCGTCGGGAGAGATTTTCGTGTGCGGAGTGTCGGAGGGGCCGCCGGTGTTCGGTGGTCTGGTGCTGCCGATCGGGCCGAGGGATCCGCGTGGGTTTGTGGCGCGGCTGGATCCGGCGGCCGGCGTGTGGCTGGGGTATTTCATTACGGAGGGGATCCTGCCGACCGGGGTTTCATTCGGGGCGAATCAGGTTTTTGTGACGGGTGGCGGTTGCCTGTGCGCGGCATATTCCGCGGGTGGGATGCCGCGATGGATGGCATCGCTGCCTGCGGGATCGATGGCGGCTTCGCACATCGATCTGGGTCCCGGCGGGATTCAGGTGCTGGCGAAGTCGGCGGAGGGTGACGGGAGCCTGAAGGTGAGCCGGCTGTCTCCGCTGGATGGGTCGACGCTTCAATCCTTCGCGGTGGAAGGCAGTGCTGCCTGCAAGGCGGCGGGGCTGCGCGTGGGCAGCGATGGCGCGGTGTGGGTGGCGGCGAATCGTGCGCCGGGCAGAAACCCGGTGCGCGGCTTCCTGACACGACTCCGCCGCGATGGCACGACGGAGTGGAAATCCGACCTGGGCACTCCGGAGACGATCGCCGACATGGTGGTGGGATCATTCGACCTGGATGCGGAGGGCAATGCGTGGGTGGGTGCGAAGCTGAATGGGCGCTGGGCTTTTCCGGATCTGGATGCGCAGGACTTCGTGCAAGACGTGGCGCTGGTGGCGGTGGATCAGGCGGGGAAGGTGTTCGATTTCCAGCGTGGCACGGGCGAGGGTAAGGAGAGCGCGACGGCGGTGTGTGCGGCAGTGCCGGGGATGGCGATGCTGGGCGGGTCTTGCTCGGGTGGCTTGCTTTCGCTGGGTGGGCTTTCGCCTCTGACGCCCGGGAGCGGTGGATCGATGTTTCTTTCGTCGGTGCGGAAGGCGGCTGGCTTGAGCCACTGGGTGTTCCGGAATGATCCGGCTTCGCCTCATTTGTTAGATTTGCCGGTGTTGCGGCACTTGCTGCGTGCGCTGGGGATCTCGCCTTACGTGGATGTGAACAACGGGCTGCTTGGCAGTGCGGTGACTGGCTATGCGACCAAGGAACAGATCGCGCTGCTGCGCGCGATCGGTGGGGTGGTGGCGGAGCCGGAGATCGAGATCGAGCCGAAGCTGGCCGACCGCGGATGGGCGCTGGCGCGGATGGCGGATGCGTCTAACAAGGCGCTGCCGCAGGACAAGGTGGACTACGAGCCGGTGGCGAGCACGAAGGGCGTGCGGCTTTATCTGATCGATACGGCGGTGAAGCATGTGGCGAATTGGTTCGCGGCGAATGACAAGCTGACGAATGACGGGACGGTGCTGATTCGTGGGTCGGGTGATCCGACGGTGTCGTCGCAGTTCGAGCACGGGACGCGGATGCTGTCGCTGATCGCGGGGCCGGAGACAGGTGCGGTGACGCGGACGCCGGTGCGGATGCTGAATCTGGACATCTATCCGAAGGGGAACTCGACCTCGGGACTGCTGGCGAATGCGATCCTGGAGGCGGTGGATCATCATGAGGAGAATGAGCCATCGCAGCCGGCTACGATTTGCCTGGCGAGTTCGTCGACGGCATCGGCGGATAGCACGATCGTGCGGATGGCGCTGCAGAAGGCGGTGGATGCGGGGATCGTGGTGATCGTTTCGGCGGGGAATGATGGCAAGTCGGCATCGACGTACTTGCCGGCGCGCTATGGGACGATGGATGGGGTGATTTGTGTGGGGGCGAGCGGGACGGCGAATGAGCGGGCCACGTTTTCGAACTATGGGCCGGCGGTGGATGTCTATGCGCCGGGGGACAGTGTTCGTTCCCTGCGGTATGCGGATCCGCAGAAGGGGACGTATGATTTGATCAATGGGACGAGTGCTTCCGCGGCGTATGCGAGCGGGGCGGCGTTGCTTCAGCTATCGCTGGATCCGGGGCTTTCGCCGGGTGCCGTGGAGGCGGCGCTGAAGTCGCGGGCTTACAAGGGGCCGGTGACGTTGTTGCAGCTGGCGAAGCCGGTGGCGGCGGTGAGCAAGGAAGCCTCCATGCCGGAGGATTATGATGGGGATGGTGATGGGTTTGTGGATTTGATCGAGAGGTTCCATGGTTCATCGGTGACGGATGCGGCGTCGCGGCCGGTGCCGATCACGTTGCGGCCGGAGGGGAATTCGGTGGCGGCGAGGTTCACGATCGCGTCTGATTTGTTTGTGAGTTCGAACCCCTATCAGCTGTCCGATGGGACGCGGTGGAAGGTGATGGTGTCGGAGGATCTGAAGACGTGGCGGGTGGCGGAGGGGACGCTGACGACGTCGGCGGGGAGTAGTGGGACGATGGAGGTGAAGTTTGTTTTTGCGAAGAGTGGGGAGCGGGGGTTTGTGAAGATTGAGGTGGTGCCGGCGGAGGAGGTTTGA
- a CDS encoding peroxiredoxin, whose product MPVLVGKKAPSFTAKAVVANTIIEGFSLDQFLGKKYVIFFFYPKDFTFVCPTELHRFQEEIEEFESRDVAVVGCSTDSEFSHWAWLQTPKAKGGIEGVTYPLVADVNKTISDAYDVLAGDYDIDENGTLVVRGELVAYRGLFLIDREGIVRHQVVNDMPLGRSIREALRLVDALQHFEQFGEVCPMDWNRGDKAMTPDHEGVSGYLAN is encoded by the coding sequence ATGCCCGTTCTCGTAGGTAAGAAAGCGCCGTCGTTCACTGCCAAGGCCGTTGTCGCAAACACGATCATCGAGGGGTTCTCGCTCGATCAATTCCTGGGGAAGAAGTATGTGATCTTCTTCTTCTATCCGAAGGATTTCACGTTTGTGTGCCCGACGGAGCTGCATCGTTTCCAGGAGGAGATCGAGGAGTTTGAATCGCGCGATGTGGCGGTGGTGGGTTGCTCGACGGATTCGGAGTTTTCGCACTGGGCCTGGTTGCAGACGCCGAAGGCGAAGGGTGGCATCGAGGGGGTGACGTATCCGCTGGTGGCGGATGTGAACAAGACGATCTCGGATGCGTATGATGTGCTGGCGGGTGATTACGACATTGATGAGAACGGGACGCTGGTGGTGCGGGGTGAGCTGGTAGCCTATCGCGGTTTGTTCCTGATCGATAGGGAGGGAATCGTGCGTCACCAGGTGGTGAATGACATGCCGCTGGGGCGGTCGATCCGTGAGGCGCTGCGGTTGGTGGATGCGTTGCAGCACTTCGAGCAATTTGGTGAGGTTTGCCCGATGGATTGGAATCGTGGGGACAAGGCGATGACGCCGGACCACGAGGGGGTTTCGGGGTATCTGGCGAATTGA